ACTATGCGGCACAGGGCAATGCCTCGCGCATATTTCTCGGCCATGCCTACGCGAACGAACTGAAATCCTGGCGGCGGATACGCTGCACGCGGCTGGCGGCCCTGTCGTACGTGGCATCCGGCGGATACTCGGGCCCGCAGCTCTATCCGGACGCTCTTTATCCCGTGATCCGCGCCCTGGATCGAATCCTGAATCCCTTGCCGTGGATCTTCGCCACGCGCCTGTTGGCGGTGATGGAGAAAGCGGACGCCAGTTCGGGACAGCGGGATTAAAATTGGTATATGATATACTTGTTTACACGCCCCAATAAGAACAGCCAGCTGCCTGGAGCAGTACAGAACCCATGAATCCCAATCTCACGCGGCTCGCCGAGTTGTTCGGCATCGAGCCCGGTCGCGCCAGTCATGTCGAACGCCTGGTATCTGCCGCCGGCGGCTTCGCGGGAATCTTTGGTGTTGCCTGGGTCAGTCTCTATTTCGTCGGCCCCCAGGCGGCGATGTTGGTCGTTGCCTCCATGGGCGCATCGGCAGTCCTGCTGTTTGCCGTCCCCCATGGTCCCTTGTCCCAGCCCTGGGCACTGATCGGCGGTCACCTGGTCTCGTCCATCATTGGTGTTTCCTGCGTGAAGCTCCTTGGCACAGGGTTCTTTTCCGCGGCAGTGGCCGTGGGCCTGGCCATCGGCACCATGCACTACCTGCGTTGCATACATCCGCCGGGGGGTGCGACGGCCCTGACGGCGGTACTCGCCGGCGGAGTAACGCACAAGCTGGGATACATGTACGTACTGACTCCGGTCATGCTGAACACCGCGATCATTTTCACCGTAGCGCTCGCGGTGAATGCCTTCTTTCCCTGGCGCCGCTACCCCGTTGCCCTGGTGCGTTGGCGTCAGTCCCGACCGGCGGAAGAGGAAGAAGAGGGAGTGGTTCCGGAGATCAGCCACGAAGACTTCGTGTACGCCATGCGGCAGATGGATTCCTTTATCGATGTGACCGAATCCGATCTGGCGCACATCTACGAGTTGGCACGGGAACATGCCCATGGTCTGCCAATGAAGCCGGACGAGATCCGTCTCGGACGTTTCTACACCAATGGCAAGTTCGGGCCGCACTGGGCAGTGCGCCAGGTGATCGACGAGTCGCCGAGTTCAGATGTGAGCAAGGACAAGGTGATCTACATGACGGTGGCGGGCGAGAACCGCCGCCGATCGGGCACTTCCACGCGGCGTGAGTTCGCCGCCTGGGCGCGGCACGAGGTGCATCGGGATGAGACCACCTGGCGCCGGATTGGCGACTGACTCAACGGCGGCCAAACATCCGGTTCAGACTGCCCCAGAATCCGCGGCGAATGGCGCCCGCCTCGATCCGCGAGCGTTCGAAGAACAGTTCCAGCTTCATGATCTCGCCTTCATCCAGCCAGATCCCGCCGCAGTGGGGACAGGAATCGACCATGACCTGGGAACAGTAGGCGTACTCGTGGTTTTCCATGGGCGAACTGCACGCCGGGCAAGTCAGTGAGCGCGCAGTCATCTGTTCCGCCCGTTCGAAGGCGCCCTCGATCAGATTGGGCATTTTCTTCAGTTCTGGTGTGTAGTCGTTGTCCAGACTCTCTTCGATAGCCTCCAGCTTCCCCTTCTCCAGCCACAACCCGCCGCACTCGGGACAGGCATCAACGGCGATATCCGATTCGTAGATTTTTTTCGTCAACTCAGCATGGTCACGTGGACACTTCATGTACTGCCTCCCCCGGCTTCTTATAACGCTTCATTCTCGCGCCCGGTATCCCGCAACGCGCTGTGTTTGGCCGCCACGATCATTTCGCGCGGAACATAGATCAGATTGGCAATCTTGCGAATCAAGTGTTCCTCGTACTTGTCCACGCGTCCGTCGGCGAGGGCCACGCGCCACATCATCTCGATGATTACCACTTTTTCTTCTGGTGTACATGCCTTGTTGATGAGGGATGTATAGTGGAAATAGTCGGTCGATTTCCGCGATTCCACTTCTGCCTCATTGATGAGCTCGTCGGCTTCCGCGGCTGTAAGGTTGAGTTCGCCCTGAATCGCCTGTTTGACTTCCTCCAGCTCTTCCGGCTCCGCGTGAAAATCCGCCCGTGCCATTTCCAGCAGCAAGGCAGCGGTGGCGGTGCGGAGACGTTCACGGCTGTGACCGTCTTCGAGCGATGCGCGGTCTTTCTCCAGGTAGCGCTCAAAGTAGTGTCGGATACTGGCGATCATGACTCCTTTTCCGGTTTGGCCTCTTTCCCGGAGCCGATGCCATCATCGTCCATCAGGATGCGATGGGCCGGACCTTCCAGGTCGTCGAACTGTCCGGATCGCACGGACCAAAGGAAAAACCAGATGATCAGTGCCACCAGGACCAGCGCCAGGGGGATCAGCATGTAAATGATTTCCACCGTATTTCCTCACTGCGTTCGGGTCAGTCGCAGGGCATTTGCCACTACCAGGAACGAGCTTGCGGACATGCCCAGTGCAGCCATCCATGGAGCCACCATGCCCGCAACTGCCAACGGTAGGGCAATGACATTGTACAGCACGGCCCAGCCAAGATTCTGCCGGATTACACCCAGGGTCCGGTGGGCGCCGTCAAATCCCCGCGAAATCTGCGATAAGCCTGGCGATAGCAGGATCATGTCCGCGCTTGCCGCCGCCAGTTGCGTGCCGCTGCCCATGGCGATCGAGACATCAGCGCCGGCGAGCACAGGTGCATCGTTCACGCCGTCACCCACCATCGCCACGCGCTTTCCTTGTTGCTGCAGGGCCCTGATCTGTTCGAGTTTCTGCTCGGGTTTGAGTTCCCATTCCACATGATCTACACCGAGTTCCCGGGCCAGGCCCCGGGTTGCCTGTTCGTGGTCGCCGCTGAGCAGCCAGACCGCGCGGCCGCCGGCCTGTAGCGCTCGGACCAGCTCTGCCGCACCGGGTCGAAGACGATCGCCAAGGACGAACAGGGCCTGTGGGCCTTTGCGGTTGGCAAGCCACACGACCGTTTGATCCTTGCCGTCGACAGGGCTGATTGCCTTGCCGGAAGCGGAGGCGACAAAGTTGCGATTCCCGATAAACCAGATCTCGTCGTCGATGCGCCCGCTGATCCCGCCACCCGGTGTGTTGATGATTTCGCTTGCACGTGGTGCGCCGGGCTGGCGCAACGCGGCGGCAATCGGGTGTTCCGAGCGTGCCTCCAGGGCGGCGGCAAGGTCCAGGATGCGCGCGGCAGTCAGGTTGCCCAGGGTGCGGGTTT
The genomic region above belongs to Acidiferrobacteraceae bacterium and contains:
- a CDS encoding HPP family protein, with protein sequence MNPNLTRLAELFGIEPGRASHVERLVSAAGGFAGIFGVAWVSLYFVGPQAAMLVVASMGASAVLLFAVPHGPLSQPWALIGGHLVSSIIGVSCVKLLGTGFFSAAVAVGLAIGTMHYLRCIHPPGGATALTAVLAGGVTHKLGYMYVLTPVMLNTAIIFTVALAVNAFFPWRRYPVALVRWRQSRPAEEEEEGVVPEISHEDFVYAMRQMDSFIDVTESDLAHIYELAREHAHGLPMKPDEIRLGRFYTNGKFGPHWAVRQVIDESPSSDVSKDKVIYMTVAGENRRRSGTSTRREFAAWARHEVHRDETTWRRIGD
- a CDS encoding zf-TFIIB domain-containing protein; this translates as MKCPRDHAELTKKIYESDIAVDACPECGGLWLEKGKLEAIEESLDNDYTPELKKMPNLIEGAFERAEQMTARSLTCPACSSPMENHEYAYCSQVMVDSCPHCGGIWLDEGEIMKLELFFERSRIEAGAIRRGFWGSLNRMFGRR
- a CDS encoding TerB family tellurite resistance protein; this translates as MIASIRHYFERYLEKDRASLEDGHSRERLRTATAALLLEMARADFHAEPEELEEVKQAIQGELNLTAAEADELINEAEVESRKSTDYFHYTSLINKACTPEEKVVIIEMMWRVALADGRVDKYEEHLIRKIANLIYVPREMIVAAKHSALRDTGRENEAL
- the ccoS gene encoding cbb3-type cytochrome oxidase assembly protein CcoS; this encodes MEIIYMLIPLALVLVALIIWFFLWSVRSGQFDDLEGPAHRILMDDDGIGSGKEAKPEKES